From Cronobacter turicensis z3032, the proteins below share one genomic window:
- the cpxR gene encoding Transcriptional regulatory protein cpxR: MNKILLVDDDRELTSLLKELLDMEGFNVLVAHDGEQALDLLDDSIDLLLLDVMMPKKNGIDTLKELRQTHQTPVIMLTARGSELDRVLGLELGADDYLPKPFNDRELVARIRAILRRSHWSEQQQNNDNGSPTLEVDALSLNPGRQEASFDGQTLELTGTEFTLLYLLAQHLGQVVSREHLSQEVLGKRLTPFDRAIDMHISNLRRKLPERKDGHPWFKTLRGRGYLMVSAS; this comes from the coding sequence ATGAATAAAATCCTGTTAGTTGATGATGACCGCGAGCTGACTTCCCTGTTAAAGGAATTGCTCGACATGGAAGGGTTTAATGTCCTCGTTGCCCATGATGGCGAACAGGCGCTTGACCTCCTGGACGACAGCATCGACCTGCTTTTGCTCGACGTGATGATGCCGAAGAAAAATGGCATTGATACTTTGAAAGAGCTTCGTCAGACACACCAGACACCCGTTATTATGTTGACCGCGCGCGGCAGCGAGCTGGATCGCGTGCTTGGCCTTGAACTGGGCGCAGATGACTATCTGCCGAAACCGTTTAACGACCGCGAACTTGTGGCCCGTATTCGCGCTATTTTGCGCCGCTCGCACTGGAGCGAGCAGCAGCAGAACAACGACAACGGTTCGCCGACGCTGGAAGTGGACGCGCTGAGCTTAAACCCGGGCCGCCAGGAAGCGAGTTTCGACGGCCAGACGCTGGAGCTCACCGGTACGGAGTTCACCCTGCTCTATTTGCTGGCGCAGCATCTGGGTCAGGTGGTTTCGCGCGAACATTTAAGCCAGGAAGTGCTCGGGAAGCGCCTCACGCCGTTCGATCGCGCCATTGATATGCACATTTCTAATCTTCGTCGCAAATTGCCGGAGCGCAAAGACGGCCATCCGTGGTTTAAAACCTTGCGCGGACGCGGCTATCTGATGGTTTCCGCTTCATGA
- the cpxA gene encoding Sensor protein cpxA: MIGSLTARIFAIFWLTLALVLMLVLMLPKLDSRQMTELLESEQRQGTMIEQHVEAELASDPPNDLMWWRRLFRAIDKWAPPGQRLLLVTSEGRVIGAERNEMQIIRNFIGQSDNSDHPQKKKYGRVELVGPFSVRDGEDNYQLYLIRPASNSQSDFINLLFDRPLLLLIVTMLVSSPLLLWLAWSLARPARKLKNAADEVAQGNLRQHPELEAGPQEFIAAGASFNQMVTALERMMTTQQRLLSDISHELRTPLTRLQLGTALLRRRSGESKELERIETEAHRLDSMINDLLVMSRNQQKNALVSETMKANQLWSEVLDNAAFEAEQMGKSFEVTYPPGPWLLYGNPNALESALENIVRNALRYSHSKISVSFAVDKEGITINVDDDGPGVSQTDREQIFRPFYRTDEARDRESGGTGLGLAIVETAVQQHRGWVKADDSPLGGLRLTIWLPLYHRS; encoded by the coding sequence ATGATAGGCAGCCTTACCGCCCGCATTTTCGCCATTTTCTGGCTGACGCTGGCGCTGGTGTTAATGCTGGTGCTGATGCTGCCTAAGCTCGACAGCCGTCAGATGACGGAATTGCTGGAGAGCGAGCAGCGTCAGGGCACGATGATTGAACAGCACGTCGAAGCTGAACTGGCGAGCGACCCGCCCAACGATTTGATGTGGTGGCGGCGGCTGTTTCGCGCTATCGACAAGTGGGCGCCGCCGGGGCAGCGTCTACTGCTGGTCACCAGTGAAGGTCGCGTGATCGGCGCTGAACGCAACGAAATGCAGATCATTCGCAACTTTATCGGCCAGTCTGATAACTCCGATCATCCGCAGAAGAAAAAGTATGGCCGCGTGGAGCTGGTCGGGCCGTTTTCCGTGCGCGACGGCGAGGATAACTACCAGCTTTACCTGATTCGCCCGGCGAGCAATTCGCAGTCCGATTTTATCAACCTGCTGTTTGACCGTCCGCTGTTGTTGCTTATTGTCACGATGCTGGTCAGCTCGCCGCTGCTGCTGTGGCTGGCGTGGAGCCTCGCGCGTCCGGCGCGTAAACTCAAAAACGCCGCCGATGAAGTGGCCCAGGGCAACCTGCGCCAGCACCCGGAGCTGGAAGCCGGGCCGCAGGAGTTTATCGCCGCAGGGGCGAGCTTTAACCAGATGGTGACGGCGCTGGAACGCATGATGACGACTCAGCAACGGCTGCTTTCTGATATCTCTCACGAACTGCGCACGCCGCTCACGCGCCTGCAACTGGGCACCGCGCTGCTGCGCCGCCGTAGCGGAGAGAGCAAAGAGCTTGAGCGCATCGAAACCGAAGCCCACCGGCTCGACAGCATGATTAACGATCTCCTGGTGATGTCGCGTAATCAGCAGAAAAACGCGCTGGTGAGCGAGACCATGAAGGCGAATCAGCTCTGGAGCGAGGTGCTTGATAACGCCGCGTTTGAAGCCGAGCAGATGGGCAAATCGTTTGAAGTGACCTATCCGCCTGGCCCGTGGCTACTTTATGGCAACCCGAACGCGCTGGAAAGCGCGCTGGAGAATATCGTGCGTAACGCGCTGCGCTACTCTCACAGCAAGATTTCCGTAAGCTTCGCGGTGGATAAAGAAGGCATTACGATTAATGTCGATGATGACGGCCCGGGCGTGAGCCAGACCGATCGGGAACAGATTTTCCGCCCGTTTTATCGCACCGATGAGGCGCGTGACCGGGAATCCGGAGGTACGGGGCTGGGCCTCGCTATCGTGGAAACCGCCGTGCAGCAGCATCGCGGCTGGGTGAAGGCAGATGACAGCCCGCTGGGCGGCCTGCGCCTGACCATCTGGCTGCCGCTCTATCACCGCTCCTGA
- the yibK gene encoding Uncharacterized tRNA/rRNA methyltransferase yibK encodes MLNIVLFEPEIPPNTGNIIRLCANTGFRLHIIEPMGFTWDDKRLRRAGLDYHEFTAVMRHRDYAAFLEAETPQRLFALTTKGTPAHSAVSYQDGDYLMFGPETRGLPASILDVLPPEQKIRIPMMPDSRSMNLSNAVSVVVYEAWRQLGYPGAVLRS; translated from the coding sequence ATGCTGAACATCGTCCTGTTTGAACCTGAAATTCCGCCCAATACCGGTAATATCATTCGTCTTTGCGCCAATACGGGCTTTCGCCTGCACATTATCGAGCCGATGGGTTTTACCTGGGATGATAAGCGCCTGCGCCGCGCGGGGCTGGATTATCACGAATTTACCGCCGTGATGCGCCATCGCGACTATGCCGCGTTTCTGGAAGCGGAAACGCCGCAGCGCCTGTTCGCGCTGACGACCAAAGGTACGCCCGCGCACAGCGCGGTCAGCTATCAGGACGGCGACTATCTGATGTTCGGCCCGGAAACGCGCGGGCTGCCCGCCTCGATTCTGGACGTACTGCCGCCTGAGCAGAAGATCCGCATCCCGATGATGCCGGACAGCCGCAGCATGAACCTCTCAAATGCGGTATCCGTCGTGGTGTATGAGGCCTGGCGGCAGCTCGGCTATCCCGGCGCGGTATTGCGCAGCTAA
- the cysE gene encoding Serine acetyltransferase — MPCEELDLVWKNIKAEARQLADCEPMLASFYHATLLKHENLGSALSYMLANKLASPIMPAIAIREVVEEAYRADPEMIASAACDIQAVRTRDPAVDKYSTPLLYLKGFHALQAHRIGHWLWQQGRQALAIFLQNQVSVSFQVDIHPAATIGRGIMLDHATGIVIGETAVVEDDVSILQSVTLGGTGKTSGDRHPKIREGVMIGAGAKILGNIEVGRGAKIGAGSVVLQPVPPHTTAAGVPARIVGKPESDKPSMDMDQHFNGINQGFEYGDGI; from the coding sequence ATGCCGTGTGAAGAACTGGATCTGGTGTGGAAGAATATTAAAGCCGAAGCCCGTCAGCTGGCCGATTGTGAGCCGATGCTGGCCAGTTTTTACCATGCGACATTACTGAAGCACGAAAATCTGGGTAGCGCATTAAGCTACATGCTGGCAAACAAGCTGGCGTCGCCGATTATGCCGGCGATCGCTATTCGTGAAGTCGTGGAAGAGGCCTATCGGGCGGACCCGGAAATGATCGCTTCCGCCGCGTGCGATATCCAGGCCGTCCGCACCCGCGATCCGGCGGTGGATAAATACTCCACGCCGCTGCTTTACCTTAAAGGTTTTCATGCTCTGCAGGCCCACCGCATCGGCCACTGGCTGTGGCAGCAGGGCCGTCAGGCGCTGGCGATTTTCCTGCAAAACCAGGTGTCGGTCTCTTTCCAGGTTGATATTCACCCGGCCGCGACCATTGGCCGCGGGATCATGCTCGATCATGCGACCGGCATTGTGATCGGCGAAACCGCCGTGGTGGAAGATGACGTCTCTATTCTCCAGTCGGTGACCCTGGGCGGTACCGGTAAAACCAGCGGCGATCGTCACCCGAAAATCCGCGAAGGCGTGATGATTGGCGCAGGCGCTAAAATTCTTGGCAATATCGAAGTCGGGCGCGGCGCGAAAATCGGCGCGGGCTCGGTGGTGCTCCAGCCGGTGCCGCCGCACACCACGGCCGCAGGCGTGCCGGCGCGTATTGTCGGTAAGCCTGAAAGCGACAAACCGTCGATGGATATGGATCAACACTTCAATGGCATCAACCAGGGGTTTGAGTACGGCGACGGCATCTGA
- the gpsA gene encoding Glycerol-3-phosphate dehydrogenase [NAD(P)+] codes for MNTINASMTVIGAGSYGTALAITLARNGHHVVLWGHDPAHIATLQADRCNVAFLPDVPFPDTLHLESDLATALAASRNILVVVPSHVFGQVLRQIKPLMRPDARVVWATKGLEAETGRLLQDVAREALGDTIPLAVISGPTFAKELAAGLPTAIALAATDDEFADDLQQLLHCGKSFRVYSNPDFIGVQLGGAVKNVIAIGAGMSDGIGFGANARTALITRGLAEMSRLGAALGADPTTFMGMAGLGDLVLTCTDNQSRNRRFGMMLGQGMDVQSAQEKIGQVVEGYRNTKEVRELAARVGVEMPITEEIYQVLYCGKNAREAALTLLGRTRKDERSSQ; via the coding sequence ATGAACACCATTAATGCGTCAATGACAGTCATCGGTGCCGGCTCCTACGGCACCGCTCTTGCCATCACGCTGGCAAGAAACGGCCATCACGTCGTGCTGTGGGGTCATGATCCCGCGCATATCGCGACGCTGCAGGCTGACCGCTGCAATGTGGCTTTCCTTCCCGATGTGCCTTTCCCCGACACGCTTCACCTTGAGAGCGATTTAGCCACTGCGCTGGCCGCCAGCCGCAACATTCTGGTGGTGGTGCCAAGCCATGTGTTTGGGCAGGTGCTGCGCCAGATTAAACCGCTGATGCGTCCGGATGCCCGTGTGGTATGGGCAACAAAAGGCCTGGAAGCGGAAACCGGCAGGTTGTTGCAGGATGTGGCGCGCGAGGCGTTAGGCGATACTATCCCGCTCGCGGTCATCTCAGGCCCGACGTTCGCCAAAGAGCTGGCGGCAGGCCTGCCGACGGCGATTGCGCTGGCGGCGACGGATGACGAATTCGCAGACGATCTCCAGCAGCTTCTGCACTGCGGCAAAAGTTTCCGCGTCTACAGCAACCCGGATTTCATTGGTGTGCAGCTCGGCGGTGCGGTGAAAAACGTTATCGCTATCGGCGCAGGGATGTCTGATGGCATCGGCTTCGGTGCCAATGCCCGTACGGCGTTGATTACACGAGGCCTTGCCGAGATGTCCCGTCTGGGCGCGGCGCTGGGCGCTGATCCGACGACATTTATGGGAATGGCGGGTCTCGGCGATCTGGTGCTGACCTGTACCGACAACCAGTCGCGTAACCGTCGTTTCGGCATGATGCTCGGCCAGGGAATGGACGTGCAGAGCGCGCAGGAGAAGATCGGTCAGGTGGTGGAAGGCTATCGCAACACCAAAGAGGTGCGCGAGCTGGCGGCGCGTGTTGGCGTGGAAATGCCAATAACCGAGGAAATTTATCAGGTACTCTATTGCGGAAAAAATGCGCGCGAGGCAGCATTAACGCTGCTGGGCCGTACCCGCAAGGATGAGCGAAGCAGCCAGTAA
- the secB gene encoding Protein-export protein secB, with protein sequence MFKDITYKGFSLMSEQNNTEMNFQLLRIYTKDISFEAPNAPHVFQKDWQPDVKLDLDTASSQLADDVYEVVLRVTVTASLGEETAFLCEVQQAGIFNITGIEGTQMAHCLGAYCPNSLFPYARECITNLVSRGTFPQLNLAPVNFDALFMNYLQQQAAEGAANHQDA encoded by the coding sequence ATATTTAAGGACATTACATATAAAGGGTTTTCGCTCATGTCAGAACAAAACAACACTGAAATGAATTTTCAGCTTCTGCGCATTTACACCAAAGATATCTCTTTCGAAGCACCGAATGCGCCGCACGTGTTCCAGAAAGACTGGCAGCCGGATGTGAAACTGGATCTGGATACTGCGTCCAGCCAGCTTGCTGACGATGTCTACGAAGTGGTATTGCGCGTGACGGTCACCGCGTCGCTGGGCGAAGAGACCGCTTTCCTGTGTGAAGTGCAGCAGGCGGGTATTTTCAACATTACCGGCATTGAAGGCACTCAGATGGCGCACTGCCTCGGCGCTTACTGCCCGAACAGCCTGTTCCCGTATGCTCGCGAATGCATCACCAACCTGGTTTCCCGCGGCACTTTCCCGCAGCTGAACCTTGCGCCGGTTAACTTCGACGCGCTGTTCATGAACTATCTGCAGCAGCAGGCTGCTGAAGGCGCGGCAAACCATCAGGATGCCTGA
- the grxC gene encoding Glutaredoxin-3: MANIEMYTKATCPYCHRAKALLNSKGAAFLELPIDGDTAKREEMIQRSGRTTVPQIFIDGQHIGGCDDLHALDARGGLDPLLG; encoded by the coding sequence ATGGCTAATATCGAAATGTATACCAAAGCAACCTGCCCGTATTGCCATCGTGCGAAGGCCCTGCTGAACAGCAAAGGCGCCGCTTTCCTCGAGCTGCCCATTGATGGCGATACCGCCAAACGGGAAGAGATGATTCAGCGTAGTGGCCGCACCACTGTACCGCAGATCTTTATCGACGGTCAGCACATCGGCGGCTGCGACGACCTGCATGCACTGGATGCGCGCGGCGGACTCGATCCTCTGCTGGGCTAG
- the yibN gene encoding Uncharacterized protein yibN, producing the protein MDTARRYTPHLVFLLSREFDPPMQEIMQFVGRHPILSIAWIALLAAVIYTTFKSLTSKVKVITRGEATRLINKEDAVVVDIRQRDDFRKGHIATAMNVLPADIKANNVGELDKHKAKPVIVVDGNGLSAQESATALTNAGFQQVFVLKEGVAGWSGENLPLVRGK; encoded by the coding sequence ATTGACACAGCGCGCAGGTATACTCCTCACCTGGTTTTTTTACTGAGTCGGGAGTTTGACCCCCCCATGCAAGAAATTATGCAATTCGTTGGCCGCCACCCCATACTTAGTATCGCGTGGATTGCGTTACTCGCGGCGGTGATTTACACCACTTTCAAGAGCCTGACCTCTAAAGTGAAGGTGATTACGCGTGGTGAAGCGACGCGTCTGATTAATAAAGAAGATGCCGTGGTAGTGGATATTCGCCAGCGCGACGACTTCCGCAAAGGCCATATCGCCACCGCGATGAACGTGCTGCCTGCCGATATCAAAGCCAACAACGTCGGCGAGCTGGACAAGCATAAAGCGAAGCCGGTTATCGTGGTTGACGGCAACGGCCTGTCGGCACAGGAATCAGCGACTGCGCTGACCAACGCCGGGTTTCAACAGGTGTTTGTGCTGAAAGAAGGCGTCGCTGGCTGGAGTGGTGAAAACCTGCCGCTGGTGCGTGGTAAATAA
- the gpmI gene encoding 2,3-bisphosphoglycerate-independent phosphoglycerate mutase, with protein sequence MSLTKKPVVLVILDGYGYREDNQDNAISAAKTPVMDSLWASRPHTLIDASGLEVGLPDRQMGNSEVGHVNLGAGRIVYQDLTRLDVEIKERTFFENPVLTAAVDNAVAAGKAVHIMGLASPGGVHSHEDHILAMIELAAARGAEKIYLHAFLDGRDTPPRSAKATLEKFAAKFAELGKGRVASIIGRYFAMDRDNRWDRVEQAYDLLTLAQGEYEAPNAVAGLEAAYARDENDEFVKATVIRAEGEASAAMEDGDALIFMNFRADRARQITRAFVNRDFDGFSRKKVVKFGDFVMLTEYAADIRTACAYPPASLLNTFGEWMAKHDKTQLRISETEKYAHVTFFFNGGVEEPFPGEDRILINSPKVATYDLQPEMSSAELTEKLVGAISSGKYDAIICNYPNGDMVGHTGVFDAAVAAVEALDNCIAQVTRAVEAAGGQMLITADHGNAEQMRDPATGQAHTAHTNLPVPLIYVGDKTVKAVDGGKLSDIAPTLLTLMGMEIPQEMTGKPLFIVE encoded by the coding sequence ATGTCGCTTACTAAAAAACCTGTCGTATTAGTGATTCTGGATGGCTACGGCTACCGTGAAGACAACCAGGATAACGCTATTTCCGCCGCCAAAACGCCCGTGATGGATAGCCTGTGGGCAAGCCGTCCGCACACGTTGATTGATGCTTCTGGTCTTGAGGTCGGCCTGCCTGACCGCCAGATGGGCAACTCGGAAGTGGGCCACGTCAACCTGGGCGCCGGACGCATCGTGTATCAGGATCTCACGCGCCTGGATGTGGAAATCAAAGAACGCACTTTCTTTGAAAACCCGGTACTGACCGCCGCGGTGGATAACGCCGTCGCGGCAGGCAAAGCCGTACATATTATGGGCCTGGCGTCGCCGGGCGGCGTACACAGCCATGAAGATCATATTCTGGCGATGATTGAACTGGCCGCCGCCCGCGGCGCAGAGAAAATCTACCTGCACGCGTTCCTGGATGGCCGCGATACGCCGCCGCGCAGCGCGAAGGCCACGCTTGAGAAATTCGCAGCGAAATTTGCCGAACTGGGCAAAGGCCGCGTCGCTTCCATTATCGGTCGTTATTTCGCCATGGATCGCGACAACCGCTGGGACCGCGTAGAGCAGGCGTACGACTTGCTGACGCTGGCGCAAGGCGAGTATGAAGCGCCAAACGCTGTGGCAGGCCTGGAAGCCGCTTACGCGCGCGATGAAAACGATGAGTTCGTCAAAGCGACGGTGATTCGCGCCGAAGGTGAAGCTTCTGCCGCGATGGAAGATGGCGACGCGCTGATTTTCATGAACTTCCGCGCCGACCGTGCTCGTCAGATCACCCGCGCTTTCGTCAACCGCGATTTCGATGGCTTTAGCCGTAAAAAAGTCGTGAAGTTCGGGGATTTTGTCATGCTGACGGAATATGCGGCAGATATCCGCACCGCCTGCGCTTACCCGCCAGCCTCGCTGCTGAATACCTTCGGCGAGTGGATGGCGAAACATGACAAAACCCAGCTGCGCATCTCCGAAACCGAGAAATACGCGCATGTGACATTCTTCTTTAACGGCGGCGTGGAAGAGCCATTCCCGGGCGAAGACCGTATTCTGATTAATTCGCCGAAAGTCGCGACCTACGATCTGCAGCCGGAAATGAGCTCCGCCGAGCTTACGGAAAAACTGGTCGGCGCCATCAGCAGCGGCAAGTATGATGCCATTATCTGTAACTACCCGAACGGCGATATGGTCGGCCACACCGGCGTATTTGACGCGGCTGTCGCGGCGGTGGAAGCGCTCGATAACTGCATCGCGCAGGTGACCCGCGCCGTTGAGGCCGCAGGCGGTCAGATGCTCATCACCGCCGACCACGGCAACGCCGAACAGATGCGCGACCCGGCAACCGGCCAGGCGCATACCGCGCACACCAACCTGCCGGTGCCGCTGATTTACGTGGGTGATAAAACAGTGAAAGCGGTAGACGGCGGTAAGCTTTCCGACATCGCGCCGACCCTGCTGACGCTGATGGGCATGGAAATCCCGCAAGAGATGACTGGCAAGCCGCTGTTCATCGTGGAATAA
- the yibP gene encoding Uncharacterized protein yibP, with product MRGKAIFSMTWGNRPFRFSLKPLLYASALSAGVLLCPLSAHADDRDQLKSIQDDIAAKERAVRQQQQQRAKLLAQLKSQEQAIAAASRKLRETQNTLADLNRQIAQMNDSIAKLEKQKAAQERNLAAQLDAAFRQGQHSGLQLILSGEESQRGQRLQAYFGYLNEARQETIAQLKQTREEVATQKAELEEKQTQQQTLLYEQQAQQAKLEQARNERKKTLGALDSSIQEGQQQLSELRANESRLRDRIARAEAAAKARAEREAREAEQVRSRQKEATRKGTTYKPSDSERSLMARTGGLGSPNGQAFWPVRGPMLHRYGEQLQGELRWKGIVIGASEGTEVKAIADGRVILADWLQGYGLVVVVEHGKGDMSLYGYNQSALVNVGAQVRAGQPIALVGNSGGQGRPSLYFEIRRQGQAVNPQPWLGR from the coding sequence ATGAGGGGAAAGGCGATTTTTTCAATGACATGGGGCAACAGGCCGTTTCGGTTCTCACTCAAGCCCCTGCTTTACGCCAGCGCGCTCAGCGCTGGCGTATTGTTATGCCCGCTTTCCGCCCACGCGGATGACCGCGATCAGCTTAAATCCATTCAGGATGATATCGCCGCCAAAGAGCGCGCCGTGCGCCAGCAACAGCAACAGCGCGCGAAACTGCTCGCCCAGCTGAAAAGCCAGGAGCAGGCGATCGCCGCCGCCAGCCGCAAGCTGCGCGAAACCCAGAACACGCTGGCGGATCTCAATCGCCAGATAGCCCAGATGAACGACTCCATCGCAAAGCTTGAGAAGCAAAAAGCGGCCCAGGAACGCAACCTGGCGGCCCAGCTTGATGCGGCGTTTCGTCAGGGGCAGCACAGCGGTCTTCAGTTGATCCTGAGCGGCGAAGAGAGCCAGCGCGGCCAGCGTTTACAGGCCTATTTCGGTTATCTCAACGAAGCGCGTCAGGAGACCATCGCCCAACTCAAGCAAACGCGCGAAGAAGTCGCCACGCAAAAAGCGGAGCTTGAAGAGAAGCAGACGCAGCAGCAGACGCTGCTGTACGAGCAGCAGGCGCAACAGGCGAAGCTGGAGCAGGCCCGCAACGAACGTAAGAAAACCCTCGGCGCGCTGGACTCTTCCATTCAGGAAGGACAGCAGCAGCTAAGCGAACTGCGCGCCAACGAATCGCGCCTGCGCGATCGCATCGCCCGTGCGGAAGCGGCGGCCAAAGCCCGCGCCGAGCGCGAAGCGCGTGAAGCCGAACAGGTTCGTTCCCGTCAGAAAGAGGCGACGCGCAAAGGCACCACCTATAAACCTTCCGACAGCGAGCGTTCGCTGATGGCGCGTACCGGCGGGCTCGGCTCGCCGAACGGCCAGGCATTCTGGCCGGTACGCGGCCCGATGCTGCACCGTTATGGCGAACAGCTGCAAGGTGAACTACGTTGGAAGGGTATCGTTATCGGCGCCAGCGAAGGCACCGAGGTGAAAGCCATCGCCGACGGGCGCGTTATCTTAGCCGACTGGCTGCAGGGTTATGGTCTGGTGGTCGTGGTGGAGCATGGCAAAGGCGACATGAGCCTTTACGGCTACAACCAGAGCGCGCTGGTGAATGTCGGCGCGCAGGTCCGCGCCGGTCAACCCATCGCGCTGGTGGGCAACAGCGGCGGTCAGGGTCGGCCTTCGCTCTATTTTGAAATTCGCCGTCAGGGTCAGGCGGTCAATCCACAGCCGTGGTTGGGAAGATAA
- the yibQ gene encoding Uncharacterized protein yibQ yields MVIDDFGYRPSTENQVLAMPAEVSVAVLPNAPHAREMATKAHNQGHDVLIHLPMAPLSKQPLEKDTLRPDMSSEEIARIIREAVNDVPYAIGMNNHMGSAMTSSLPGMQKVMAALAHYNLFFLDSMTIGNSQAMRAAAGTGVKVIKRKVFLDDIQNEADIRYQFNRAVALARRNGSAIAIGHPHPSTVRVLQQMLYSLPADITLVRASSLLNEPQVDTSRPNAAPPSQTAPAAPRNPFRGVKLCKPKRQPEPVYATRFFTVISESVSESAVVSYFRHQWQGWGKQS; encoded by the coding sequence ATCGTGATTGATGATTTCGGCTATCGCCCCAGTACCGAAAACCAGGTGCTGGCGATGCCCGCAGAAGTCTCCGTCGCCGTACTCCCCAACGCGCCGCACGCCCGCGAAATGGCGACCAAAGCCCACAATCAGGGGCATGACGTACTCATTCACCTGCCGATGGCGCCGCTCAGCAAACAGCCGCTGGAAAAAGATACCCTGCGCCCGGACATGAGCAGCGAGGAAATCGCGCGCATTATTCGCGAAGCGGTAAACGACGTGCCTTACGCCATCGGTATGAATAACCATATGGGCAGCGCGATGACATCGAGCCTGCCAGGCATGCAGAAAGTGATGGCGGCGCTTGCGCACTATAATCTCTTTTTTCTCGACAGCATGACCATCGGCAATAGCCAGGCTATGCGGGCCGCCGCAGGCACCGGCGTGAAGGTCATCAAACGCAAAGTCTTTCTGGACGATATACAGAACGAGGCGGATATCCGTTACCAGTTTAACCGCGCGGTCGCGCTGGCGCGCCGCAACGGCTCGGCGATTGCTATCGGCCATCCGCACCCGTCAACGGTGCGCGTGCTTCAGCAGATGCTCTACAGCCTGCCGGCCGATATCACGCTGGTGCGCGCGAGCAGCCTGCTGAATGAGCCGCAGGTGGATACCTCCAGACCCAACGCCGCTCCGCCTTCGCAGACCGCGCCTGCCGCGCCGCGTAACCCATTCCGCGGCGTGAAGCTCTGCAAGCCGAAACGCCAGCCTGAGCCGGTCTACGCCACGCGTTTCTTTACGGTGATTAGCGAAAGCGTCAGCGAGAGCGCCGTGGTGAGCTATTTCCGGCATCAGTGGCAAGGCTGGGGCAAGCAGTCATAA